The sequence TTAGCTCAGTCATCTATTCTAAGATATGCCCAAGTCACCGAATGTTTTGAGTGTCATTCCATCAGAGTTTGATAATTTTGCAACTCTGTGTCCAATTACACATTCAACACCAGCATTTTTGGCACCTTCTAAAAGTCTCTGAGTGATAATTCCATCCAGTAGAAGATATTTGATTCCAGATTGTGAGGATAGTTTGCTTACAACTTCACTGATTGGAACTTTGAAAATTTCATTTTGATCAGCATCTAATGCTACTGCTTCAAGTGTTTCATTTAGATTTGGAAACACTTTGGCAGCCATCTCTGCAACAGGTTTATCATCTTCATTTTTTATCTCTGGTGCAGGCTTTCCATCTTTAATCTCAGTAGCAATTGGACTTAAAATCTCATCAATTCTCGATGGAGTTAGTTCTTCAACTTCAACACCAGTGTCTGCTTGAAGTTCATAATCTAAAGTAACAACAGATTTGAGTTCTTTAAGAATAAATCCACCTGATCTATCACCATCTAAAAATGCAACAACAGTATCTTTCTTGCCACATAGTTCTTTGATTGATTCATCTATTTTTGCACCTTCAATTGCAAGTGCATTATCATAGCCTGCTCTTAGAAGATTGATTACATCAGCTCTTCCTTCAACTAGAATTACCCAATTAGAATCGAAAACACCTGAACTACATGTTAATTTTGATGGTCCATATGTTGATAATTTTCCAGTATCACCTTGGTGAACATCATTTAACATAGTTTCACCTTCACTAACAGTTTTAGTTGCCCATTTTTGCTTGATCTCTTTTGCGCGTCTTACAATATCATCTTTCTTTGCAGCTCGTACATCATCAATAGCTTCTAATTTGAATTTACAATCAAACGGACCTACTTTGTCAATGCTTTCAATTCCAGCAGCAATTAATGCACAAGTATCAATGTCTGTACTCATTGGGATTAATGCATCACCATTAGTGGTGTTAGAGGTAGGTTTTGCATTAACTTCAATGCGGCCGACTTTGGAAACTCGTTGCAGTTCATTCAAATTCATCTCTGGGCCTAACAGTCCTTCTGTTTGGCCAAAGATGGCTCCGATTATATCTGCTCTTTCAACGAGTCCATCGACTTCATAGGAAAGTTTAACGTGATATTTGACAATTCCTGATTGAGGCATAAACTATTCATCTCCTTTATTATCATATTTTGAGTCTCTACCTGCGATATATGAGGGTATCGCAAAAAATAGTCTGAAAAATATAAAATTTTTCAAAAATTTATCGATACAGCAAACGCTATAGAATAATCTAAAAATGAAAAATAATGTAGTTGTTTATTCAGTGCTAAATGAAGAACCACATGAACAGGATTTTGTAACATTTGGATTGTTAATTTTGAATCCTGAGCCCATTAGGCTTTCAATATAGTCTACGTTTGCACCCTGTAGATGATCAACGCTGTAGCTGTCAATTAGGAGTTTTACTCCATTTTCTTCCATGACGATGTCATCTTCTTCTGGTGCTTTTTCAAAGCCCATTCCATAAGATAGACCAGAACAACCTCCACCTTGAACATATACTCTAAGGTATTCAGGGGATTCTGCTTCTTCTTTCATGAATTCATGAATTTTTTCAGCTGCTTTTGCGGTAACTGTGACCATCTTTTGTGTTTGCTCAGTTGCCATAATAAAGACAAAAGGTGATTCAAATTATAATAATCTTTTCCCCCCAGGCATACTAGTAATTTACAAAATTAGAGAATAGTTACATAGTTTCAGAGATCTGCAAATATTTGACTAAATTGTTCTTTCATGCAAGAATTAGTTTAATCTATGAAAATAAGGCTGTGCACTGCAAGACAATGTGTACTCAGGTGATAAATCATCTACAAGATATTTCAGGATATGAAGTGCAGATCTGTGAAAATGCCTGTTCTAACTATAGTATTTTCAATCCTTTTGATTTCATTTACAGTCAATGACGCAGTTGCAGAATCAGTTCCAGAATAGGTCAAAAATAACGCATTATGGTATGGT comes from Nitrosopumilus oxyclinae and encodes:
- the dnaG gene encoding DNA primase DnaG, translated to MPQSGIVKYHVKLSYEVDGLVERADIIGAIFGQTEGLLGPEMNLNELQRVSKVGRIEVNAKPTSNTTNGDALIPMSTDIDTCALIAAGIESIDKVGPFDCKFKLEAIDDVRAAKKDDIVRRAKEIKQKWATKTVSEGETMLNDVHQGDTGKLSTYGPSKLTCSSGVFDSNWVILVEGRADVINLLRAGYDNALAIEGAKIDESIKELCGKKDTVVAFLDGDRSGGFILKELKSVVTLDYELQADTGVEVEELTPSRIDEILSPIATEIKDGKPAPEIKNEDDKPVAEMAAKVFPNLNETLEAVALDADQNEIFKVPISEVVSKLSSQSGIKYLLLDGIITQRLLEGAKNAGVECVIGHRVAKLSNSDGMTLKTFGDLGIS
- the erpA gene encoding iron-sulfur cluster insertion protein ErpA, which codes for MATEQTQKMVTVTAKAAEKIHEFMKEEAESPEYLRVYVQGGGCSGLSYGMGFEKAPEEDDIVMEENGVKLLIDSYSVDHLQGANVDYIESLMGSGFKINNPNVTKSCSCGSSFSTE